From Ipomoea triloba cultivar NCNSP0323 chromosome 5, ASM357664v1, the proteins below share one genomic window:
- the LOC116018935 gene encoding UDP-glucuronate:xylan alpha-glucuronosyltransferase 1 has translation MEPRQRSIEDVHKRRLQKIKVEDAVKPFQQPFQEKGTRLKLQPLKCVLVLLVTATFIILLSTPNGCRRNNSSRSVSRMWIWGGSDPRYASDFHVNWGEVSEVVKNLAENEKILGIGVLNFDKQEIRQWKQVIPPSANLTVLQLEHAAQNVSWEALYPEWIDEEQLDEVPSCPSLPRIDVPRQRIDLIAVKLPCRNEGNWSRDIGRLHLQISAAGLATSAKGNRLVHMLFVTRCFPIPNLFPCRDLVVRNGDSWLYKPDLNVLRDKLNLPVGSCELALPFGAKGRPGEPKREAYATVLHSTAHVYVCGAIAAAQSIRMAGSTRDLVILVDDTIGEYHRSGLEAAGWKIRTIQRIRNPKAEKDAYNEWNYSKFRLWQLTDYDKIIFIDADLLILRNIDFLFGMPEISATGNNGTLFNSGVMVIEPSNCTFRLLMDHIDEIESYNGGDQGYLNEIFTWWHRIPKHMNFLKHFWTGDEAAVKQRKTELFAADPPVLYAVHYLGYKPWLCYRDYDCNWNVDILQEFATDAAHDKWWRVHDSMPPELRDFCLLRSKQKAQLEWDRRQAEAANFPDGHWKIKITDSRMKRCTDRLCNWKSMLRHWGEKNWTDDPFFHPSPPLLKLSSQNKLPPPPPSSSISDS, from the exons ATGGAGCCCAGACAGAGATCCAT AGAAGATGTGCACAAAAGAAGGCTTCAGAAGATAAAAGTTGAAGATGCTGTGAAGCCTTTCCAACAGCCCTTTCAAGAAAAGGGTACGAGGTTGAAACTGCAACCACTGAAATGTGTGCTTGTCTTGTTGGTAACCGCCACTTTCATAATCCTCCTCTCCACCCCAAATGGCTGTCGTCGCAACAATTCGTCCCGCTCAGTTTCCCG GATGTGGATTTGGGGTGGTTCAGATCCCAGGTATGCATCAGACTTTCATGTTAACTGGGGTGAAGTGTCCGAGGTTGTCAAGAATTTAGCAGAAAACGAGAAAATCCTAGGAATTGGTGTGCTCAATTTCGACAAACAGGAGATCAGGCAATGGAAACAGGTCATTCCTCCCAGTGCAAACCTGACAGTTTTGCAGCTCGAACATGCAGCCCAGAATGTGAGCTGGGAAGCCTTATATCCGGAATGGATCGACGAGGAACAGCTGGACGAGGTTCCCAGCTGCCCTTCTCTTCCGAGGATCGATGTGCCGAGGCAGAGAATTGACCTCATTGCAGTGAAGCTTCCCTGCAGAAATGAAGGGAATTGGTCAAGAGACATAGGCAGGCTGCACCTGCAGATCTCGGCTGCTGGTTTGGCCACTTCTGCTAAAGGCAACCGCTTAGTGCACATGCTTTTCGTCACCAGATGCTTCCCGATCCCGAATCTTTTCCCCTGCCGGGACCTCGTGGTCCGCAATGGCGACTCGTGGCTGTACAAACCTGACTTGAATGTCCTGAGAGACAAGCTGAATCTCCCGGTTGGATCATGTGAACTTGCCCTCCCATTTGGTGCCAAAG GGCGTCCAGGGGAGCCAAAGCGGGAAGCTTATGCGACGGTCCTGCATTCAACAGCTCATGTATACGTGTGTGGAGCCATAGCTGCAGCGCAGAGCATAAGAATGGCGGGATCAACCAGGGACCTGGTGATTCTCGTTGATGATACGATCGGCGAGTACCACCGGAGTGGACTGGAAGCCGCCGGCTGGAAGATTCGGACGATACAGAGAATAAGGAACCCTAAGGCCGAGAAAGACGCTTACAATGAATGGAATTACAGCAAGTTCAGGTTATGGCAACTAACTGACTACGATAAGATCATCTTCATCGATGCGGATTTGCTCATCCTCAGAAACATAGATTTTCTGTTCGGAATGCCGGAAATTTCGGCGACCGGGAATAACGGCACTCTGTTCAATTCCGGCGTGATGGTGATCGAGCCGTCCAATTGCACGTTCCGCCTCCTCATGGATCACATAGACGAGATCGAGTCCTACAACGGCGGGGATCAAGGCTACCTGAACGAGATCTTCACGTGGTGGCATCGGATCCCTAAGCACATGAATTTCCTGAAGCATTTCTGGACGGGCGACGAGGCGGCGGTGAAGCAGAGGAAAACCGAGCTCTTCGCGGCGGATCCGCCGGTGCTCTACGCCGTACACTACTTAGGTTACAAGCCGTGGCTGTGCTACCGCGATTACGACTGCAACTGGAACGTGGACATTCTGCAGGAGTTCGCAACCGACGCGGCGCACGATAAGTGGTGGAGAGTGCACGATAGCATGCCGCCGGAGCTCCGCGACTTTTGCCTGCTGCGATCGAAGCAGAAGGCGCAGCTGGAGTGGGATCGCCGGCAGGCGGAGGCCGCCAATTTCCCCGACGgccactggaaaatcaaaatcaCTGATAGCCGGATGAAGAGGTGTACGGATCGGCTGTGTAATTGGAAGAGCATGCTTAGACACTGGGGGGAGAAAAACTGGACCGATGATCCCTTCTTCCACCCTTCTCCGCCGCTCCTGAAACTCTCTTCCCAAAACAaactgccgccgccgccgccatcaTCCTCCATTTCTGATTCTTGA
- the LOC116020603 gene encoding protein MKS1-like, translating to MDSFPPEYPFGFGFGVGDGERPSPTRRELQGPRPTPLRVNKDSHKIKKPPVPPHPPPRTAPPPPPAAVQNPQPVIIYAVSPKVIHTTVSDFMNVVQRLTGPYSGESSAAAAGGSGALSPAARLASIEKTSPSEREKQTEMAAFDSTDVIEIVGNSTVEMGQIPGILSPAPTSLLPISPPGLFSPASDPLMFINNIWSMSPSALFSAPLISPSPSSLDLFNPFFDF from the coding sequence ATGGATTCCTTCCCACCGGAGTATCCCTTCGGCTTCGGCTTCGGCGTCGGCGACGGGGAACGGCCGTCGCCGACGAGGAGAGAGTTGCAAGGTCCACGCCCCACTCCGCTCCGGGTCAACAAGGACTCCCACAAGATCAAGAAACCGCCGGTTCCGCCGCACCCACCGCCGCGcacggcgccgccgccgccgcccgcCGCCGTCCAGAATCCCCAGCCGGTGATTATCTACGCCGTGTCTCCCAAAGTCATCCACACCACCGTCAGTGACTTCATGAACGTGGTGCAGCGCCTCACCGGGCCTTATTCCGGCGAGTCCTCCGCCGCCGCGGCCGGCGGATCCGGCGCCCTGTCGCCGGCGGCGCGGCTGGCGTCGATAGAGAAAACGAGTCCGTCCGAGAGAGAGAAACAGACGGAAATGGCGGCTTTTGACTCGACTGATGTTATAGAAATTGTGGGAAATTCCACGGTTGAAATGGGTCAGATTCCGGGGATATTATCGCCGGCGCCGACGAGCTTGCTGCCCATCTCGCCGCCGGGACTATTCTCTCCGGCGTCGGACCCGTTGATGTTCATCAACAACATATGGAGTATGAGCCCATCGGCGTTGTTTTCAGCTCCGCTGATTTCTCCATCTCCTTCCTCGCTTGATCTTTTCAATCCGTTCTTTGACTTTTGA